From Anopheles arabiensis isolate DONGOLA chromosome 3, AaraD3, whole genome shotgun sequence, a single genomic window includes:
- the LOC120901796 gene encoding probable tyrosyl-DNA phosphodiesterase, giving the protein MENSKRKMNSNAPTKECQYGGDCYRVNPVHFREYAHPHIEKLLVKAASLSMVEIPDDVKVNKSVFTEQLKIVSSLFPHLSCDSTNPEKKPKQEPTTSKPPPVVASAGAVPSGSVPKANPKPSSADNKNSIEALFAERRAKMQATQQSKPAPESVVPAKQETYTPNRPTTSNNTGISLQKALPRDINSYFPVVAPRGQMEQKLSAAAPYNFFLTTITASKRTHAEPLSVTFQELLDSSLGELECSVQMNFMVDIGWLLAHYFFAGYENVPLLILYGDETPELRMVSQKKPNVTAVKVEIKTPFGVHHTKMGLYGYRDGSMRVVVSTANLYEDDWHNRTQGLWISPRLPAVPEGSDTTYGESRSDFRSSLLTYLDAYKLPQLQPWMARIRKTDFSDVKVFLVASVPGGHTNTAKGPLWGHPRLGYLLSQHAAPIDDSCPLVAQSSSIGSLGPSPESWVLGEIMASFRKDSAPVGIRRLPGFRMIYPSFSNVRQSHDGMMGGGCLPYVRSTHVKQEWLKDYLQQWCSRARHRNKAMPHIKTYCRWSHRGLYWFLLTSANLSKAAWGVYNKTGRFEKPLRINSYEAGVLFLPKLLLDENFFPMEANKKHPQFPMPYDVPTIPYAPEDTPFFMDYLTQHK; this is encoded by the exons ATGGAAAAtagtaaaagaaaaatgaattcCAATG CGCCGACGAAAGAGTGCCAGTATGGAGGCGACTGTTATCGTGTAAATCCCGTGCATTTCCGCGAGTATGCCCATCCACACA TTGAAAAGCTACTCGTCAAGGCGGCATCACTCTCGATGGTGGAAATTCCCGACGATGTGAAGGTAAACAAAAGCGTCTTTACGGAGCAGCTGAAAATTGTGTCCAGCCTTTTCCCACATCTGTCGTGTGACTCGACCAATCCAGAAAAGAAACCCAAACAAGAACCGACTACATCGAAACCACCACCCGTCGTCGCTAGTGCTGGTGCGGTTCCTTCGGGCAGTGTGCCAAAGGCGAATCCGAAACCATCCAGTGCGGATAACAAAAACTCAATCGAGGCGCTGTTTGCAGAACGAAGAGCAAAAATGCAAGCAACCCAACAGAGCAAACCGGCACCCGAATCGGTTGTTCCGGCAAAACAGGAAACTTACACGCCCAACAGGCCTACAACCTCCAACAACACGGGCATATCTTTGCAAAAAGCGCTACCTCGCGACATCAACTCATACTTCCCGGTTGTAGCACCACGCGGGCAAATGGAACAGAAGCTTTCGGCGGCCGCCCCGTACAACTTTTTCCTTACCACCATCACCGCGTCCAAGCGGACGCACGCGGAACCACTGTCCGTTACCTTCCAGGAGTTGCTCGACTCGAGCCTGGGTGAGCTGGAGTGTTCGGTACAGATGAACTTTATGGTAGACATTGGCTGGCTGTTGGcgcattatttttttgctgGGTACGAAAATGTCCCACTGCTGATACTGTACGGCGATGAGACACCCGAGCTGCGAATGGTATCACAGAAGAAACCAAATGTGACGGCGGTAAAGGTAGAAATCAAAACGCCGTTCGGTGTGCACCACACCAAAATGGGTCTGTACGGATATCGTGACGGTTCGATGCGGGTCGTCGTTTCCACGGCCAACCTTTACGAGGACGATTGGCACAATCGTACCCAGGGGCTTTGGATCAGTCCTCGTTTGCCTGCCGTGCCCGAAGGGTCCGACACGACGTACGGTGAAAGCAGGTCCGACTTTCGCTCCAGTCTACTCACGTATCTCGACGCGTACAAGCTGCCACAGTTGCAGCCGTGGATGGCACGAATAAGAAAAACGGATTTCTCTGATGTCAA GGTATTTCTCGTCGCTTCAGTTCCCGGCGGACACACCAACACGGCCAAAGGACCACTGTGGGGACATCCGCGCTTGGGCTATCTGCTATCACAGCATGCTGCACCGATCGATGATTCCTGCCCGCTGGTAGCACAAAGCTCCAGCATCGGTAGCCTTGGCCCGTCGCCCGAGTCATGGGTGCTGGGAGAAATTATGGCCAGCTTTCGGAAGGATAGTGCCCCGGTTGGCATACGCCGATTGCCCGGCTTTCGGATGATTTATCCGAGCTTTTCGAACGTTCGCCAAAGCCATGATGGCATGATGGGTGGCGGATGCCTTCCGTACGTAAGAAGCACACACGTGAAGCAGGAGTGGCTGAAGGACTATCTGCAGCAGTGGTGCAGTCGAGCGCGGCATCGTAACAAAGCGATGCCGCACATCAAAACCTACTGCCGTTGGTCACACCGAGGGCTGTACTGGTTTCTGCTCACCTCGGCCAACCTATCGAAGGCGGCCTGGGGTGTGTACAACAAGACCGGCCGATTCGAGAAACCGTTGCGTATCAATAGCTACGAAGCGGGCGTACTCTTCCTACCAAAACTGTTG CTGGACGAAAACTTTTTCCCGATGGAAGCGAACAAGAAACATCCACAGTTCCCGATGCCTTACGATGTTCCAACCATTCCTTATGCACCAGAGGACACTCCTTTCTTTATGGATTATTTGACACAGCATAAGTGA